The nucleotide window AGCCAATATAGGAAGAACACAAATAACAATGTTCTCGTGCTCAAGGCAGAATGCATCAATCTGAGCACAAAATACTGCAGCACATATTTGAGGTACAAATACTAGGCACCCAACACCAAACAAGTCCATCACCAAGCACCACAAGTTAAATGGATCAATGAATGGAACTGGAAGCAAAACCATTTGAAATAACTAGACAAATATTTGGAGCAGAAGATGAGCTTGTATCAAATAAAAAGTAAGAATGATGAGTGCGAACACGATATAACATTTTAAGTTATGAACTGTATATTATTTTCAAAGTCAGGTTTTGAATTCCTTGGATGTTGAAATGGACAAAATACTTTAGTTGTCTTTAAACATCTGTGCTAGGTTTGTCAAATGCTCCAGTGGGGCAATCGAGGGCTTCAAGTGTATTTCTTTCAGCCATAGTTCCTATAATAATATATAGCTAAATTGAATAAAATTGAACAAGGATATCAAAGAAGTCACTGACCACTTGATATTGCCCTACTTTCCTCAAAATAGCTAGCGTGGTCATTATCTGCTCACTCCACCCATGTTGCCTTCATCTAGATAGAGTATATCATTTTAAAAGGATACTCGTCTAGCGTTAACATATCTTACCAAATATTTTGTAACAATTTCTAGATGCCCAGTTGGGTTTTTATTTTGacttatttatttatcttaatcaaGTTCATCTTAGATACTAAGCAATTTTCTCCTGGAATATCCCTTTGCAGCCTCCTGCAGCCAAAAGGGTAGAACATAGAGGGACTACAGTAAAGAAATGCCTGTTTCCAGGTGTGAGAAATAACTCAGATGTGAAAATGGTGACTCAGGTCAACGGGTCTCCTGGAAAGTCACAATTCCATCCAGCTCGTGTCATAGAAACAAGTAAATCCATTAACTTCTTAATAGCATGAAGTTGGTAATGTTGCTTTCAGTAGTGAAGAGACTCGATCCATATTTTCTTTGTGAATATACCTGATAATGCAGTCAGACTTGTGTAAAGACTAGAAGCAGCAAAAGAGATTTGAAATTTGACCCTCTGATTCATGCTCTTGCAAAACAGGTGTGGGAGAAGCTGATACAGGTTCAATGACGTTAGTCAATATTAAGCACCATGATAGAGGTGATGTGGCAGAGATTAAAATAGACCCAGAGCTCAATTCAGTGCAGCAAGAACTCAAAGTTTCAGGAGAAGTGTTGGAACCAGGTAAAGAAAGTGTCAAGCCAGCAATAGAAGATCAATCAACCATTTTTAGCTCTCATCTCTCTGGTTCACAAAATGTTACATCATATGGTCCTTCACTGGGAAAGCAGCTGAATGAATCGAACAAGTTACAACATGTGTCGGGCTTGCCAGCTTTGGAAGGCAATTTGTTGGAGGGAAAAAACTTGGTTTTAAAGGAAAAGGAGCAAATGGATTTCAAGAAGCCGAAAAGGAAAAGTGTGAATGGATCAAGAAAAAAACAGGGTATGAGAATAATCACAATGCCACACCGAGCATCTCCAAGATTGGCTGCACTTAGAGCTAATACGTTGGTGAATTCTGCACTTGTTGAAGAGTTTTATGGGACCGAGGCACACCAAGTGAATTCATCGAGTCAGGATCATGGTACAAAATACACACCCGTGGTTGACCAACAAGAAATGTTACCTGGGGTGGACTTTGAACATTCTAAGAAGCTTGAAAGCAAGGATTTTCTTGGAGAAGAAGCTACTTTGGAAAATCTCGCTGGATTAGAAGAAAAGAGCAAAGATAAACCAGTGTCACAACTCACATCACCATTTGGAGATTCGTGGCCAGACCCATGCATAGAATTTGCTTTCAGGACACTCATCGGCGATATTCCAGTTTCGGATAATACTGTAGTATTCCAAGACTATCCCCAACAGCAGCAAATGAGCTCAGCTATAAGACAATCCCCGAGAAGCTCGGATGCATTAACTCTGCGTAGTAGTGGAACCGTCGACCAAACCATGCATCTCGGCCGGTTGGAGCCACCGAATAAGAATAATCATGTGTTATCCTTTGGAGACATCACAAGGCCTTGCTTTTTGGAAAAAAGCCTGCAGTCCACAAAGAAGCTGGAGGTAAGTCATCAGAGGTCAGAACTGAATCCATAGCTTATACAACACACGATGGAGCTAAACCATGTGAAATAATGACATGGCGTAAATATTCTTTTGGACTTTGACCTTCTTGGTGCCTTCTGAGGCAATGGATTCCCCTCAAATACTGGTGATAAGACTCTCCCATTAAACCCTTGTTGTTTAGGTTGTGTGGTAATTGACAGAAGGGGTTCAATGTGTTTAAAACAAGATAAACCCTGTTTTGATCTGCACTCTATCTTTTGAAAACTTGGCCTGTAAATGGTGATATCTGGTATCAAGTAATTTGGTACAGCAACCAGCTCATTCATTGTGTTGTTTTAGGTTCTCCTCAAGTAGATTCCCTAAAAATTTTGCTGCTTGTAAGGGCAATTGGACTCGCACGGCTGCTCTTTTAACTGACTCTGTAGGttgaatttttttaatctttaggtCTATAGAACAATGTGGGCCTTTGTTCTGCCTGGTGAAGAACTCATAGGCTAAATTATGTCACAACTCATGAGCCATTTGACCATTTAGCTGCATGTTTTTCACTCTGgcgtttatttattttttttagatttatgctTATGAGTTGTGACCAAAAATTTTATATTGGTTGTTAATGGTCTAATGTGACCATTCACATGCATCCTATTTATTCATCATTAATGTCCTCTTCTATTACTTGAAATCATCACTCTTTCCTGTCATATTGATTGTTCTGATTTAGTTCTAATGACCACCGACTTCATGTTTCGAACAATTCAAGCAACTACATGGATCCAACTAGATTTTAGATTTAATGTGACCCAAGCCGAAGAATAATTATATGGGTTCATACCTTTTCATAAGGATACCGAAAGAAAGACTTGGAGGTGGATGGATGGTGGTgcctaatatatattatataaaattttagcaCATATTTGATATTGGATTATTTTAGGATATAATTGATCACCtcaattttcatttttgttttgGTAAATTGTAAGCATATAGGTTTATAGGATAAGATTTTGAATTCTTAATTTAAGATAAATGTGTTAGGCATACTTTGATTCATATATCGTCATTAAACTAATGTGTTGGGATTTACATAGATCACTGAGATCCCAACATGGCTCATATATAATAAGCAATTTAAAAGTCATCCAGAAAACAACATTTTTCTTTCCAGAAATTAATTCTTCactgtactttttttttttcttggtgtGTGGACTGCATGAGAATTATGTTTTCCTGTTCATTGTGATCATTTCCATCACTGGGCTCTCCCATAACCCGCCATCTGTATTCCTCTTCTTCGTTTCAAGGTTCTGATGAAGTCCAAGTCTTACAAATTGGCTTCTCTCCTTCAAATTAGGACACAGTTTTTGCCCTCGCATTGTAagaagggggtgtgagctgtcggTGAGGAGGGGGGGAAGCTCGCCTGAGCTCGTCGAAGCGATGGATGTCGAAGTTCCTGGCCTTCATCAGGCGTTTCTGCCGGGCGGCGAAGCGTGTGGCGAAGAAGCCCTCGAAGGAGGGCTCCCTGGAGGTCCTCAGGAAGAAGGCGTAGCCGGCCATGAAGTAGATGGAGGTGATGTAGAAGCAGATCGGCTCCATGACGTCCCAGGAGAGCTCCCAGAAGGTCAACCGCATGAACGCCGCCGTCTGCGCCGCCAACAGCCCCAGCCCGCAACAGAGCTCCCGTCTCACGTGCGCCGCCGCGCTCCGATCGATCTCTGCCTTCGTCGCCTCCATCTCCCTGAGCTCTTCTCTCTCCGCGTCGCTCCAGCGGGCCGGTGATGGCGCGATGACGGTCTCGATCGCTTTGGCCACCTGCAGAAGACACGGAAGGTAGAAAAAGATGTACTCACTCTGGTGGCAGTCCATTTGTCAACGCTTTCAGATCGAACGAGAACAAAATCCTAAACCAAATTGCAGCAACAAGTTCGGAAGGAAAAAAAAGGAGCAATCTTTGATTGCCAAACCAACGAATAATTAGAGATCTATCTCAGCCTTGGACAATCAAATGGTTCAAGTTGCATCTATAAATAATGGGATACCATCACAAGACCTCTCTTTTGATCTTATAGTCCAGTTTCTCAAATTCGTATTGTTTTCTTGGAAAATAAGATCAAAAGATTCCATTTTTAATGCTGTTAGTACGTAATTTCCGCAAGAGTATGTGgggaagcatgaatcatattgttagGGTCTTCGTCTCCGGCCAAAAGTTACCATATCAAACACGGGTCGAGTCTCTTGTTATGACCTCTTCCTTCAGTTCCTGCTGAAAGAGAATAGAAACACCCGGAGAAAAATGGAATCAGACAGCAATCCTGTCTCAATGTCACTAAACTTTGCAACCTCCGAATTGAAACTAATCCGCTTTAAATCTTCAAAGAAAGCATTGGATCAAGCTGTGAAACTAAGCAGAGAGAAGAAACTGTGAACCGTACCTCTTCCGGCCGTAGAAAGACCACGTTGCCCCACACGACCACGGCTCCAGACTCATCCAGCGATCGGGCGACCTCCATGCCCCGGTCGCCGCCCGACGCCTCGCAGCAGATCCGGACGAACTCCGCGTGGGAGACGCAGCTCTTCCCCGTAGCCCTCAGCCTCGCCCTCGCAGCATCCACCCTCGCCACCGGCGGgcgcttctcctcctcttcctcttcctcctgctcCGCTGCCGCGGGGATCGGTGCCGACGGCGGAAGGAGCAGGTCGAGGCGGATCCGGTCCGGGCTGAGGCCGCAGATCCGCTCGAGCAGCCGATCACCGAGGGGGAGCGCGTGGCGGTCGGGCGGCAGGGCGGGGTGGAAAATGGGCCGCTTCTGGACGAAGGAGGAGAGGAAGCGCCGGAGGAGCCCGTGCTCGTCGCGGGAGCCAGAGTAGAGGAGGTGGCTGCTGGCCcgagaggcggaggaggaggtggcggggGAACCGACCCTGGTGATCTGCCACAATCGATGAGCTAGGGTTTTACGGAATCCCGCCATATCGAAGACAGACAAAAAGGGAGCGGGAAAAGAAGAACGATGAGTTGGGGTAAGGAGGAGGAACGGCGAAATATATAGATGGTGGGTAGCAGGGATGAACGACTCGAAAGCGCGAGCGAACGTATCGATGCGGGGTATCATATCGCGATTATTCCTCGGGAGTCAGAGCATATGCTAAGACTGGCAGTAACGGACGGAGATGTGCGCTTCGCCTTAGCTTTGAGATGCGTACCGGGTGATCCTTTCTCCACTGCCCGTGCCGCTGGCATTCGGTTTTCGACTCCTAATTTAACACTAATTTGATGCAATCGTTGTTTAGTAGCGCACAATCAAAAGTACCCGACAGGTCGGCGTAACTAATTTTTACTCCGATCGCAAAGGATTTACCACACAACCTCTGAGCCTTCACACAATTGATGGAGGAAGCGCCACGTGGGAAACCGAGATGAGGATGGCGACGGGGCAAGAAGGTTTTTTGGATGTGACGTCACCTCTGTCATTTCCGGCGGAGGCTgatggggagggggagggggagggggcggGGGCGGCACGTGTGCGACGGGAGAGGCGTATGGAACAGCGACCGTCCGCTGCGCGAGAGCGGCTTGTGCGGCTTCCGGTCACGCAACCACGTCCCCCGCGCCCCGCGGAGACCGTGACGGCGTTTGCGTGTCCATGATTCCGGGAGCCCGAAACATGGAGGCACGTCAGCTCGCTCATGTGATGTTCCCGGTAGTGTCGTTGTACAGCTCCTCGTTCGTCGGGCCAAACGACGGGAGATTCAACCGGAAACAATAAATAATGGTATGGTCTCGTGTTAAAAACTCGGTCAGGAACCAAGCATGGATAACAAATGATGGCATGACTCGTATTAGAAATTAGATCGGGAATACAATGTGGGCGTTAAATTAAATtcaattaaattttgatgataattatcgatcaataaaaaaataattataatatttaaaaaataataatattgatgGAAAAGACTTTCCTATTTATATATCGTTTTGTTATAGACTTAGTTAGTTTTACCTAagtcatataatatttttatgattctttaacaaaataaaaaaaagataggtTAGATACATTATTTTACTCATGATCCACAAGCAGCTATTTCAGCAATAAACTTCGTAAGTTCTGAACGATCACGCGACTAAGAATCCAAGGTAGTTCATCATAGTCAAAAGTCACCATAAGTACTCACATAATATTACTATAGAATAAGATAGTGAACCAGCTCTAGACACTATCCCAAAGGGCGATCCAACCATGTGTACCCCAGTAACTCTAATGTGCTATGCTGGTTAACACTCCACACTATTGAGAAAtatagggcgacatcacatgtgcagcagaagaataaaaaataaaaatcttagattTTCACAGAAATAGTTTCTTATCATCGTGCAAAAATTAGTGTGCAAAAATATGCGAAATCTAAAAATCACGCGTGTTAAGGGATGTGTCCtcttctctagcagtgatccacatgacaAGGATTACGAAgaagctcctcaaatcgctgttaAAATCTCCTCATTATGTGCACCACTCAATCAAGAAAGGGtcgacccttcttgttgtccacaagtCGTAAATAGGGGTtattggctgaggaggagagggagaaaggagaataagaggtgacaaCCAAAAGAGGTCTAGTCTAtaaccctttggttccctcctatttatagagcccccctatcaacttaaccataatagatcatatcctattgggtactagatctccatctaaccacacccaagcctattagattaatgggtctctacccaataatctctcattagctcttattgaatctcatctgtaggatctaataattcaagggcttattggatgccCAATAAGATAtaagctccaacggatatcttatatccgaacatctactcagcgcaacacctaccatgtgtgtgtgaccctctaggcctaatattaagatggtcgtgagtcatacctatcagaacttcttctagctcaatgaattattatcttcataataattcacttaactcatcgactacggacatactatgtCACTATATCGCAATCCCTaaatgatacaagagaatccaatccattaaaccTATTTGTCTtcaattactatgtatctatagtctctattcatctaatatcctagagactgtataccgaACATGGTGTTATCCGGCTCATACAGTTTTTACTAAGTCTTatcctaatcagattctcccgaaaaactctttctctctcaatccaaatgacactCGCTAAGGATTTGCCTaagtaagaatacatgggatattcctcttatgacatcgagagaggatgatcctctattgatacttaaTAACCCTAAAAAGGTTAGCtaacactcccaatgaccagttgtgctagatctgtaaCTTCTaagtctataagtctggtatcaaatagtggagtactcatatataaTATCCTTGGTGTCGCACACACTTACCTTATATGTGTGACCTTATAGGCCTAATATCGAACCGGtagtgagtcatatctgtcaaaacttcttctggcttattgaagtattatctctataataattcactcgactcatcgactatggacatactaggccattacgccatagtcccaagacgatacagagaaatccaatccattagacatgtatATCTTCAATAATCCTAGCTAGATATTTGCCTAAACAAGAATagatgagatattcttctcataacactgagagaggatgatcctatattgatactcaataactctcgtaagattgattgaccgGTTGTGCTATATCTGAAACTTTtagatctacaagtctagtatCAATGAGTGGAGTACGCATACAAGACATCattagtgtctcaagtttaagaattagatacactactaggatgacagaatcactgtctaacaatgaggtatcatcaaccatccaatattccatgagcagatcaattagtgaacttattttccaatgagcacatgcaccatatccctagtgtcccccacACAAgaaactatgagaccaaccatcTCTATCATATGACCGAGTATACAACACATTAATatttctagttatctcgatgttcttctcgagtaatctatgaccgagaatatttagagtttatatttaaaggtgaattagtcttattattatgatctcatcatgatctgattttcattgcataaatccatgaatatcacaatatatgtaacatgctatataaagtgagaaaaatattaaataaacaataagcaaaaagagtgtgtatcatgtcacgCGTGTCATCCCTCGTATGATTAGCTTACATGACATCTATGACTAGCACACACTACTCCACGAAGCTAGAAAACTCCCAAAATGGTTgcttgtataatttatttttaaataattttatctttatGCGACAACTATACATAATTTATGTTTACAGGCCCGAAACAACCACAAAAGCTAATCAAAATAGGGCTCCCAAACCCATTGTAAGCCCTCTATATGCTATGTAAAAtataaacaaaatcaaaagatacgAACACACATGAGTATTATATCGAACACCATGGTTACAACTTTgttcgtgatattctcccccacttattcattCGACGTCCTCATTGAAGCTTTTGCTTACACTATATCTCATTGTCTTTGTTGAATCTTCAATTTTCTACTCTAATTGCAATATGCCTCTtgactcctagctgctctccactATTGTTGTTGAGTAATCAAACTTCGATTTACCATGCTActttaactcgccaatgactctgactctagtgtggtatCAATCGAGTTATGTTGATCTTTGTTGGTTCTTAcggatccttcaaatgaaggaaaaaaccTTGTTTTTTATACACTAGTATCTCAAACGTCTTATAccccttgaactaggtggattcaTGTTGGAGATTTAATAAGCATCGCCTCAGAAACTTCGAAGTTCTTGAGATCTTTCCTCCGTAAAATTTACCCTTTGATTCCTCTTATACTTAGTTGTTGcctccaagtaggtttgcatcacttttACTTTTAATTAacattttgttgaaaaatgaagTATACAGTCTACTCCTAGTAGCACCGATCAGCATTAGTGAGGATTTAATAACTATTGTCTTACATTAAGTTTCTTTAAAAATTCTTTAAACCTGTACAAAGCTCCTCTATTATATAAATAAGAGAACCAGGGAACTCAGTTTTGCCCATTcaattaagagttgagaagacaaatgtTACTTGATTTTACCCGCCTTCTTGaggattgtacttcatgcatcgagccatTTACTAGTCTTCGACTACACTTTGCTCATACTTCCAAAACACTCGAAGTGTTTATATTTCTTATGTTGAGTTAGCTATTATATTTCACCTTCTTACTACCatcaaacttttggaatgcaaaaAATTTTGTCCGAAAAAAGCAAAAGTTCACCCCGACTTGGAGCAAGTCTCCAATAGCTTTGGTCACCTCTGAGATTGTTTTGTCTTCTTCATCATTTCTGTCATCTACTCTTCTGAATAGAAAAGGTATAGCATTGTATGCTGCCTACTTCATTTCTTAGTTGAGCACTCCTGCATCAACCGAAAGCCACTCACTTTCGGTTATATTAATGAGAAACTCGTTAACACTAGTCTTGCGAATATCACTGACCTTTACCCTTTAGTCTTGTCCCGGTACTTAGAGGTTGCCTCTGAATTCTttacctccttggccccttttaTGACCAAGCGCTCTTCTTTCATGAGAGCAAATGATCAATGACTCCATAGAAGTCTTGCCTCTGCAATATCATGGCGTTGTCAGGCCTATGACCCTACTATTTATTGCCTTgcatctctattttttttttttatgatcagtAGATTCACCTCTGTGGCATTATGGCACCTTCGAGTCTACTTCAATTCTAACTAACACTTAGTTTTAGAtaactaagtccctttggacccaTCGTCGCTTTCTCACCCATTTTGACCACCTACTTTAATGCCTTTGTATTTTCCAATCAGTTCTAcatagtcgatggaaagatagactgcaactcccatgcacgaCCTTCGCTATCATGTTATAGGGCtcacaccaattctgttctcgttTGCTCTTTAGTAGCAACATTCACTTACCCGACCATGTCCTTTGACTTGTTAGGCTCTCTTAAATGAATATAAGctttagagcagtccaactcttcaACTGCTCTGATCTACATTTATGAGATCAGGTCTCCCATGGGATTCACTAGTACTTACACTCAAAAttctccctcggtggtacacaaccctTATATACTAATGAATATtactttcatctgatgcaaaatttgatgcacacatAAAAGACTTGCTTTTGCGGTATTATGACATTCATTTTTTGAATACATAGCTCTTCTTATTGTTATGTTGTTTACTAAAGTGGAGCTCTTAATAGCCCTCGGTCATACTtccgtatgatcaagtccctcaaaTTATTTCACCATAATCTATTGCACCATGTCGTCTGCTTGTGACAATCTTATTGCATTCTAATCTTTGTGGAATGAACTTGGACTGTGATTTCTCCATGCATGATCTCTGCCAACATATCACAAGGCCTCCGCCACCTCTGATTATGTTCACTCTTTTGATAATCAACCTTCGTCCACCTACTCTTCGATCACACCTAGACGAAATATAGCTCTAGAACAATCGTCGCCTAACAGCTCCCGAAGTCTACTAACTTCTCTAAAATTTATGTATCATTGTTTAGATCTTGGACCTCTACCCCCTAACATAATCTTCATTATGTACCTGCCTCTACATTCTCTTGCCCTATACTAAGACCTTTTGATCCCAACTTTGCCTCTATAACTTGAGTTGCTTtaattccttcatcaaatgcttcgccgagataaggtgcatatgccttgAAGCTCCCTTTTTTGTACTATATAGAATGAGTCTACTCTATTAGAATGAGAggcccatggaacaacataattTCGCTATTGCCTCTATAAAAGTTTATGTCCTTAACCTTTGTCCAAGAAAAGTTTTGTGCCTCGGCTCTAACATCTGTCTTCTATGTTGAATCCCTTTATATGATTTGAGCACTTCATCAAGTTTTACTCAAGTTGTTTTGCTTCtcggtttgcattgagttgatggtagcccTTGTAACCCCTCATTCCATGAGTTAGGCCTCTATTAAGTTTGATcatcatatcgactctaagtgtaccTTCGTTTAGTGTTGCTttaggtcactcccccacttgatctctcaATGCATCCACTAATATATTACCTTACATGAGATTATGTGATGCTTCACCATTTTCTTGGTTCATTGAGCTTTGTAGAATTATTATCTTGTGGTatccctcctcaacatgtgtgatctattgcacatgattcttcACCTGAAGAGCCATGGCTTATCCTTCCTGGCTATCTATTTTATTAGGGAACTTCTTTCTTCGTATTTTtttctctaaaagtttcaaagGCAAtcaatccccttggactactgtcttattgaataaactgtgcattattcCACTCTCATGAACAtgtttgctagattgtgactcttcaCCAATACAACCCCCattacacccctcaaggcctaataacatgctaaacttactgcATACTTCAGCCTTCTATAGATGTATCATTCTTATGCTAAAAAGAAAGCTTCAATGCTCTATAATGTTGAGTATTAATCATCTTGGGATGGCCATAGATAGTttatcgtctgcatacaagcttttgcatgagtactgaattctttaagttagcaatttccctcttCTATGAGATTTACATAACTCTTTTAGTCACTGAGCAATCTATCTCACCTTGTATGGTT belongs to Musa acuminata AAA Group cultivar baxijiao chromosome BXJ3-5, Cavendish_Baxijiao_AAA, whole genome shotgun sequence and includes:
- the LOC103985652 gene encoding uncharacterized protein LOC103985652 isoform X3, yielding MAAESRPDWLPEGWTAVAKTTRSGAVLWCFHDPYTGSRFCSKKEVLQHLKSGKFHGSPTKQTRSITTRSMEKLCASTNLEEENKTNSAKNDQIENTPYELPHGWIKEIRLRNSGTKIKKDPFYFDPVSGYEFRSLKDVFRYLETGDIHSCVNKPKKRSIDDIHSLEKESHVSPPAAKRVEHRGTTVKKCLFPGVRNNSDVKMVTQVNGSPGKSQFHPARVIETSVGEADTGSMTLVNIKHHDRGDVAEIKIDPELNSVQQELKVSGEVLEPGKESVKPAIEDQSTIFSSHLSGSQNVTSYGPSLGKQLNESNKLQHVSGLPALEGNLLEGKNLVLKEKEQMDFKKPKRKSVNGSRKKQGMRIITMPHRASPRLAALRANTLVNSALVEEFYGTEAHQVNSSSQDHGTKYTPVVDQQEMLPGVDFEHSKKLESKDFLGEEATLENLAGLEEKSKDKPVSQLTSPFGDSWPDPCIEFAFRTLIGDIPVSDNTVVFQDYPQQQQMSSAIRQSPRSSDALTLRSSGTVDQTMHLGRLEPPNKNNHVLSFGDITRPCFLEKSLQSTKKLEVSHQRSELNP
- the LOC103985652 gene encoding uncharacterized protein LOC103985652 isoform X1, whose amino-acid sequence is MAAESRPDWLPEGWTAVAKTTRSGAVLWCFHDPYTGSRFCSKKEVLQHLKSGKFHGSPTKQTRSITTRSMEKLCASTNLEEENKTNSAKNDQIENTPYELPHGWIKEIRLRNSGTKIKKDPVFSEDITPKLGVPLNTSWCTAQYVLAYRSVHSTIPYQAKLETLFYFDPVSGYEFRSLKDVFRYLETGDIHSCVNKPKKRSIDDIHSLEKESHVSPPAAKRVEHRGTTVKKCLFPGVRNNSDVKMVTQVNGSPGKSQFHPARVIETSVGEADTGSMTLVNIKHHDRGDVAEIKIDPELNSVQQELKVSGEVLEPGKESVKPAIEDQSTIFSSHLSGSQNVTSYGPSLGKQLNESNKLQHVSGLPALEGNLLEGKNLVLKEKEQMDFKKPKRKSVNGSRKKQGMRIITMPHRASPRLAALRANTLVNSALVEEFYGTEAHQVNSSSQDHGTKYTPVVDQQEMLPGVDFEHSKKLESKDFLGEEATLENLAGLEEKSKDKPVSQLTSPFGDSWPDPCIEFAFRTLIGDIPVSDNTVVFQDYPQQQQMSSAIRQSPRSSDALTLRSSGTVDQTMHLGRLEPPNKNNHVLSFGDITRPCFLEKSLQSTKKLEVSHQRSELNP
- the LOC103985652 gene encoding uncharacterized protein LOC103985652 isoform X4; its protein translation is MEKLCASTNLEEENKTNSAKNDQIENTPYELPHGWIKEIRLRNSGTKIKKDPVFSEDITPKLGVPLNTSWCTAQYVLAYRSVHSTIPYQAKLETLFYFDPVSGYEFRSLKDVFRYLETGDIHSCVNKPKKRSIDDIHSLEKESHVSPPAAKRVEHRGTTVKKCLFPGVRNNSDVKMVTQVNGSPGKSQFHPARVIETSVGEADTGSMTLVNIKHHDRGDVAEIKIDPELNSVQQELKVSGEVLEPGKESVKPAIEDQSTIFSSHLSGSQNVTSYGPSLGKQLNESNKLQHVSGLPALEGNLLEGKNLVLKEKEQMDFKKPKRKSVNGSRKKQGMRIITMPHRASPRLAALRANTLVNSALVEEFYGTEAHQVNSSSQDHGTKYTPVVDQQEMLPGVDFEHSKKLESKDFLGEEATLENLAGLEEKSKDKPVSQLTSPFGDSWPDPCIEFAFRTLIGDIPVSDNTVVFQDYPQQQQMSSAIRQSPRSSDALTLRSSGTVDQTMHLGRLEPPNKNNHVLSFGDITRPCFLEKSLQSTKKLEVSHQRSELNP
- the LOC103985652 gene encoding uncharacterized protein LOC103985652 isoform X2; translation: MAAESRPDWLPEGWTAVAKTTRSGAVLWCFHDPYTGSRFCSKKEVLQHLKSGKFHGSPTKQTRSITTRSMEKLCASTNLEEENKTNSAKNDQIENTPYELPHGWIKEIRLRNSGTKIKKDPVFSEDITPKLGVPLNTSWCTAQYVLAYRSVHSTIPYQAKLETLFYFDPVSGYEFRSLKDVFRYLETGDIHSCVNKPKKRSIDDIHSLEKESHPPAAKRVEHRGTTVKKCLFPGVRNNSDVKMVTQVNGSPGKSQFHPARVIETSVGEADTGSMTLVNIKHHDRGDVAEIKIDPELNSVQQELKVSGEVLEPGKESVKPAIEDQSTIFSSHLSGSQNVTSYGPSLGKQLNESNKLQHVSGLPALEGNLLEGKNLVLKEKEQMDFKKPKRKSVNGSRKKQGMRIITMPHRASPRLAALRANTLVNSALVEEFYGTEAHQVNSSSQDHGTKYTPVVDQQEMLPGVDFEHSKKLESKDFLGEEATLENLAGLEEKSKDKPVSQLTSPFGDSWPDPCIEFAFRTLIGDIPVSDNTVVFQDYPQQQQMSSAIRQSPRSSDALTLRSSGTVDQTMHLGRLEPPNKNNHVLSFGDITRPCFLEKSLQSTKKLEVSHQRSELNP
- the LOC103985651 gene encoding calcium uniporter protein 3, mitochondrial, whose amino-acid sequence is MAGFRKTLAHRLWQITRVGSPATSSSASRASSHLLYSGSRDEHGLLRRFLSSFVQKRPIFHPALPPDRHALPLGDRLLERICGLSPDRIRLDLLLPPSAPIPAAAEQEEEEEEEKRPPVARVDAARARLRATGKSCVSHAEFVRICCEASGGDRGMEVARSLDESGAVVVWGNVVFLRPEEVAKAIETVIAPSPARWSDAEREELREMEATKAEIDRSAAAHVRRELCCGLGLLAAQTAAFMRLTFWELSWDVMEPICFYITSIYFMAGYAFFLRTSREPSFEGFFATRFAARQKRLMKARNFDIHRFDELRRASPPPHRQLTPPSYNARAKTVS